The following proteins are co-located in the Polyangiaceae bacterium genome:
- a CDS encoding TetR/AcrR family transcriptional regulator: MAASLATAEAATAARAEILRAAAHAVAEHGFHGMSMRELAKATGRSPASFYNYFSSKEAVLLAIQSEAFEVLLAAAEGVLSQFTDPRERLYAFVLNHVQYFAKHGDVMRVLIHEANSLAPESRAKVGSLKRRYFQLARDLVEKHVAPDTRAAEVERITYCLFGMLNWIYGWYQPKQHGAPSLVARSIFSVAEGGLGAAHSRDESLNKVERELSGMNAPELLASTKEIRT, from the coding sequence GTGGCAGCATCGCTAGCCACTGCCGAAGCAGCGACGGCGGCGCGGGCGGAGATCTTGCGCGCGGCGGCCCATGCAGTGGCGGAGCACGGCTTCCACGGCATGAGCATGCGCGAGTTGGCCAAGGCTACGGGACGCTCTCCGGCCAGCTTCTACAACTACTTCAGTTCCAAGGAGGCGGTGCTGCTCGCCATTCAGAGCGAGGCTTTCGAGGTGCTGCTCGCTGCTGCGGAGGGAGTGCTGTCGCAATTCACGGATCCCCGAGAACGGCTGTACGCCTTCGTGCTCAATCACGTGCAGTACTTCGCGAAGCACGGAGACGTGATGCGCGTGTTGATCCACGAAGCGAATAGCTTGGCGCCGGAGTCGCGCGCCAAGGTGGGATCCCTCAAGCGGCGCTACTTCCAACTCGCGCGTGACCTTGTGGAAAAGCACGTGGCGCCGGACACCCGCGCGGCGGAGGTGGAGCGAATCACCTACTGCCTCTTCGGCATGCTCAACTGGATCTACGGCTGGTATCAGCCAAAGCAGCACGGAGCGCCCTCCCTGGTCGCCCGCAGCATCTTCAGCGTCGCCGAGGGCGGACTCGGTGCAGCGCACTCGCGAGACGAAAGCCTCAACAAGGTCGAACGCGAACTTTCCGGCATGAATGCCCCGGAGTTGCTCGCGTCGACCAAGGAGATCCGGACATGA
- a CDS encoding enoyl-CoA hydratase/isomerase family protein, whose protein sequence is MSAEGEVVATLSAEGHVLDLEFFREKGNVLTGALMRQLDAVLVEHASRTDLRMVALRGRGKHFSFGASVEEHRKADAPAMLGAFHALCRRVASYPVPVVAAVQGRCLGGAFELALCAHFVLAEPTAVFACPEIKLGVFPPVLAALGPTRLGSALTDQLLLTGAELNGQRAKEIGFVFESFEGDAKAASEDFYGRMLAALSAASLRQGVRVVRRAVVEAMDRPLAEAERQYVEELLETHDANEGIEAFIARRPVQWQHR, encoded by the coding sequence ATGAGCGCCGAAGGAGAAGTCGTCGCCACCCTCAGTGCGGAGGGGCACGTCCTGGATCTCGAATTCTTCCGAGAGAAGGGCAACGTGCTCACGGGTGCGCTGATGCGTCAGTTGGACGCCGTGCTGGTGGAACATGCCAGCCGTACGGACTTGCGCATGGTGGCGCTGCGAGGCCGCGGCAAACACTTCTCCTTCGGTGCGTCCGTCGAGGAGCATCGCAAAGCCGATGCTCCGGCGATGCTCGGGGCTTTCCACGCCCTGTGTCGCCGCGTGGCAAGCTATCCGGTGCCCGTGGTGGCGGCGGTTCAGGGGCGCTGCCTTGGCGGCGCCTTCGAACTCGCGCTCTGCGCTCACTTCGTGCTGGCGGAGCCGACGGCGGTGTTCGCCTGCCCAGAGATCAAGCTCGGAGTGTTCCCGCCGGTCTTGGCGGCCTTGGGCCCCACGCGCTTGGGCAGTGCGCTGACCGATCAGCTGCTGCTCACGGGCGCGGAGCTGAACGGACAGCGCGCGAAGGAGATTGGCTTCGTGTTCGAGTCCTTCGAGGGCGACGCGAAGGCTGCGAGCGAGGACTTCTACGGCCGCATGTTGGCCGCGCTCTCTGCAGCTAGCCTGCGTCAAGGGGTCAGGGTCGTGCGTCGCGCTGTCGTCGAAGCCATGGACAGGCCTCTGGCAGAGGCCGAGCGCCAGTACGTGGAGGAGCTGCTCGAGACCCACGACGCCAACGAAGGCATCGAAGCATTCATCGCCCGGAGGCCGGTCCAGTGGCAGCATCGCTAG
- the oah gene encoding 6-oxocyclohex-1-ene-1-carbonyl-CoA hydratase, giving the protein MGTLKNHELVSDRAFEHIRYEKKAVLDRKGNPVEGLSQIWISLDNEKQLNSYTTEAVKDVILAFRRASTDRSAVNVVFTAVGDKAFCTGGNTEEYATYYARRPLEYLQYMRLFNDMVTNILLCDKPVVCRVNGMRIAGGQEIGMACDFTVSGDHARYGQAGPVHGSAPDGGSTDFLDEYVGFSRAVESLVLCEPWSAHKALRIGLINDIAPVYKDKSGKFIANPFVITDRYLDDRGRMVYGEWKTGAEKDAAKALAAECTVDLSELDKSINALATKLLYTFPDCARKTLESVRKKKLAHWYANSETNRSWLSLNMNTEAAAGFPAFHFGDRNEREIDFIELRRRVARGERFDGELIKAVLPKSARDKVG; this is encoded by the coding sequence ATGGGCACGCTAAAGAATCACGAACTGGTGAGCGATCGCGCATTCGAGCACATCCGCTACGAGAAGAAGGCAGTGCTGGATCGCAAGGGCAATCCCGTCGAGGGCTTGTCGCAGATCTGGATTTCCCTCGACAACGAGAAGCAGCTCAACTCCTACACCACCGAAGCGGTGAAGGACGTCATTCTCGCCTTCCGTCGCGCCAGCACGGACCGCAGTGCGGTCAACGTGGTGTTCACCGCGGTGGGAGACAAGGCGTTCTGCACCGGTGGCAACACGGAGGAGTACGCGACCTACTACGCGCGTCGTCCTCTCGAGTACCTGCAGTACATGCGCCTCTTCAACGACATGGTCACGAACATCCTGCTCTGCGACAAACCGGTGGTCTGTCGCGTGAACGGCATGCGCATCGCTGGCGGGCAGGAAATCGGCATGGCTTGCGACTTCACCGTCTCGGGCGACCACGCTCGCTACGGCCAGGCCGGTCCAGTGCACGGCTCGGCGCCAGACGGCGGATCCACGGACTTCTTGGACGAATACGTCGGGTTCTCGCGCGCTGTGGAGTCCTTGGTGCTGTGCGAGCCCTGGTCTGCGCACAAAGCCCTGCGCATCGGTCTGATCAACGACATCGCCCCGGTCTACAAGGACAAGAGCGGCAAGTTCATCGCCAATCCTTTCGTCATCACGGACCGCTACTTGGACGACCGCGGCCGCATGGTCTACGGCGAGTGGAAGACGGGCGCCGAAAAAGACGCTGCCAAGGCATTGGCCGCCGAGTGCACCGTGGATCTTTCCGAGCTCGACAAATCGATCAACGCGCTGGCGACCAAGCTGCTCTACACCTTCCCCGATTGCGCGCGAAAGACCCTCGAGAGCGTGCGCAAGAAGAAGCTCGCGCACTGGTACGCCAACAGCGAGACGAATCGCTCCTGGCTTTCTCTCAACATGAACACCGAGGCGGCTGCGGGCTTCCCGGCGTTCCACTTCGGCGATCGAAACGAACGCGAGATCGACTTCATCGAGCTTCGTCGGCGTGTGGCCCGCGGCGAGCGCTTCGATGGCGAGCTGATCAAGGCGGTGCTGCCGAAGAGCGCCCGGGACAAGGTGGGCTGA
- the bcrC gene encoding benzoyl-CoA reductase subunit C, which produces MTGWEASDPLHEELNRAQALVEDLSFAEVKRWKQEHPGGLAVGYMPIYVPRPMLEAQGCLPVAVFGGGDQLDIIRGDSYFQSYICHIPRSTLELALTGRLDDIDGMLFPSICDVIRNLGGIWKMLFPERYAAYVDLPQNFDEGIGGKFYALEIRRIARELEQRGAKPLTDEALREANARENSRRAALAELDALRQKEPWRLRASEAYLLARAGSVLEAVEHEKMLRAVLAKAGSRETRMYDNVRVVVRGSFCEQPPLGLIRTLEAAGCDIVDDDFQLGLRTLEGDIDVSPDLDPVTALSTAFLKRGAATASRYIGNEEKGKALVDGVRAASAEGVIFAAASFCDPALLDQPMLEAALDRASIPHTSLKFGENTGQFQVIREQAGAFSDAVKLWGSAA; this is translated from the coding sequence ATGACTGGTTGGGAAGCGTCGGACCCGTTGCACGAGGAGTTGAATCGTGCACAAGCGTTGGTGGAGGACCTGTCCTTCGCCGAGGTCAAGCGTTGGAAACAGGAACACCCGGGTGGCTTGGCGGTCGGCTACATGCCGATCTACGTGCCGCGACCGATGTTGGAAGCCCAGGGCTGCCTGCCCGTGGCGGTGTTCGGGGGTGGCGACCAACTCGACATCATCCGCGGCGACTCCTATTTTCAGTCCTACATCTGTCACATTCCGCGTAGCACCTTGGAGCTGGCACTGACAGGCCGCCTCGATGACATCGACGGCATGTTGTTCCCTTCGATCTGCGACGTGATCCGCAACCTCGGCGGGATCTGGAAGATGCTGTTCCCGGAGCGCTACGCCGCCTACGTCGACTTGCCTCAGAACTTCGACGAGGGCATCGGCGGCAAGTTCTATGCTCTCGAGATCCGGCGCATCGCGCGGGAGCTGGAGCAACGCGGCGCCAAGCCACTGACCGACGAAGCCCTACGGGAGGCCAACGCACGCGAGAACTCGCGGCGCGCGGCCCTGGCAGAGCTGGATGCGCTGCGGCAGAAAGAGCCTTGGCGTCTTCGCGCCTCCGAGGCCTACCTCTTGGCTCGTGCGGGCAGCGTGCTGGAGGCGGTCGAGCACGAGAAGATGCTGCGCGCCGTGCTGGCCAAGGCGGGAAGTCGCGAGACTCGCATGTACGACAACGTTCGCGTCGTCGTGCGCGGCTCCTTTTGTGAGCAACCGCCCCTGGGCTTGATTCGCACCCTCGAAGCGGCTGGCTGCGACATCGTCGACGACGACTTCCAGCTCGGGCTGCGCACCTTGGAAGGAGACATCGACGTCAGCCCCGACCTCGACCCGGTCACCGCACTGTCGACGGCGTTCCTCAAGCGCGGCGCGGCGACTGCCAGCCGCTACATCGGCAACGAAGAAAAGGGCAAGGCGCTGGTGGACGGTGTGCGTGCGGCGAGCGCAGAGGGCGTCATCTTCGCTGCCGCGTCATTCTGTGACCCGGCGCTGCTCGATCAACCGATGCTGGAAGCGGCCCTCGATCGCGCCAGCATTCCACACACCAGTCTGAAGTTCGGAGAGAACACGGGCCAGTTCCAGGTCATTCGAGAGCAGGCCGGTGCCTTCTCGGATGCCGTCAAACTCTGGGGAAGTGCAGCATGA
- the had gene encoding 6-hydroxycyclohex-1-ene-1-carbonyl-CoA dehydrogenase, which produces MAIESEAYFLETAGTPLQRRALLLPTPEPTDAIVEVAACGLCHTDLGFARGQVAPRHELPLVLGHEIVGTVVETGSAVTQWQGKRVLVPAVMPCGECAFCRAGRGNACPSQKMPGNDIHGGFARHVVVPARSIVSLEDAPASVNIDALSVVADAVSTAYQAVLRADVKSGDVVFVVGGGGVGGYVTQIAKALGAHVVVCDVQPERLQGLPADHKVGVANREPRDVRKELFGYAKQWGVPSLRWRVFECSGAAPGQTLAYTLLSQAATLLVVGFTRDSIPLRLSNLMAFDATVHGSWGCPVEAYADVLNLIYEGRVQIEPYVERGPMSQLNEYLSALEAHRLEKRMVMNPAQ; this is translated from the coding sequence ATGGCGATCGAGAGCGAAGCCTATTTCTTGGAGACCGCAGGGACGCCGCTGCAGCGGCGGGCGCTGCTGCTACCCACGCCCGAGCCGACCGACGCCATCGTCGAGGTCGCCGCATGCGGCTTGTGCCACACCGACCTGGGCTTTGCCCGCGGGCAGGTGGCGCCCCGCCACGAGCTGCCACTGGTGCTGGGCCACGAGATCGTCGGTACGGTCGTGGAGACCGGTTCGGCCGTCACTCAGTGGCAAGGCAAGCGCGTGCTCGTGCCAGCGGTGATGCCCTGTGGCGAGTGCGCGTTCTGTCGTGCAGGCCGAGGCAACGCGTGTCCCTCGCAGAAGATGCCCGGCAACGACATTCACGGTGGCTTCGCGCGTCACGTCGTGGTGCCCGCGCGCTCCATCGTGTCGCTCGAGGACGCTCCGGCCAGCGTGAACATCGACGCGCTGTCGGTAGTGGCGGATGCAGTGTCTACGGCGTACCAAGCCGTGCTCCGTGCTGACGTAAAGTCTGGTGACGTCGTGTTCGTGGTCGGCGGCGGCGGAGTCGGTGGCTACGTGACGCAGATCGCCAAGGCCCTCGGCGCCCACGTCGTGGTCTGCGACGTACAGCCCGAGCGACTGCAGGGGCTGCCCGCAGATCACAAGGTCGGGGTTGCCAACCGCGAGCCCCGAGACGTGCGCAAAGAGCTGTTCGGCTACGCCAAGCAGTGGGGCGTGCCGTCGCTGCGCTGGCGCGTCTTCGAATGCAGCGGCGCCGCGCCGGGTCAGACGCTGGCCTACACCCTGCTGTCCCAGGCAGCGACGCTGCTAGTGGTTGGCTTCACCCGAGACTCGATTCCGCTACGGCTCAGCAACTTGATGGCTTTCGACGCCACGGTCCACGGGAGTTGGGGTTGCCCGGTGGAGGCATATGCCGACGTGCTCAACCTCATCTACGAAGGCCGAGTGCAGATCGAACCCTACGTCGAGCGCGGGCCGATGTCGCAGCTCAATGAATACTTGTCCGCTCTCGAGGCACATCGCCTCGAGAAGCGCATGGTGATGAACCCGGCCCAGTGA